A segment of the Rhizoctonia solani chromosome 12, complete sequence genome:
TGATCGAAGTGAGTTAAAATGTTGAATGCGCAGGATGGGGTTTTGCTCGACTCTGACAAACATCATCATCAAGCGCATGTTGCAACCATGTGGACCACCGCCACCCAAGGACGACGACTGAGAAAGGCTCTGTTATCAATCTCACTTTCCTGGTATGGTCTCTGTTTTATAACCGACATCTGAACAAATTTCTTAACTCTTCTAGCCAGGCCGAATATCACAGGGTTTTTTCTTGGTCAGTTACAACATCTTGAAATTATCCTTTATTTGTTTGATGCGCCCATTTTTGCTCGCTTTGCTTTCCTACTCCTATATACAACCATTTGCGCTTTGCCAAATTTAAACTTGGTTATTTTTGCCCTGGATCTAGCACCAGACTCAGCCCTTTGGGATTGACCGGATTCTGGGCTCCCCTTGTATTCGGCTGGCATGCTAAACTGGGATGTTAGCCTTTTTCCTAAGACTCCGCCGATTGCGACTGAACTAGGCATTGTTGTTTGGCGTGTTAACACCCGTGCCCTCACGGCACCCGATATCAAATCTCTGAGGGATAGCATTGACGTGGGCTGACTATTGGACTATGATGTGTGCGCCTAGGGGGGGTAGCACTTCCAGGCACGAGCATATCTCAGCACCCAGCATGAGGTTGGGACTTACGCTTGTTAATTGTGCGTTGTATTCGAGTCAGGATGATTGTGTAACGGAGATATACATAAAATTACGATGTGTGAATCCAGATGTTTAATGGTGGTCCATTTACATGTTCCAATGACATAGTTGGTTCTACTATAACGTGGCCACCCTCGCTGTTCACACACGTAAATATTCACATGCTATAGTATTCAGTTACAAGGGGAGTCACTGGGTGGTAGCAGAATTTGTTTTAATCCACCCGCACCCACCGCACATCCAGAAATCGTGTTCGATCCCGCGCCTTCCGCAATTCTGACAATCCCAGGGGAGTGGTTGGATCAGGTTTGACGCTACAGCGCTATTCAATGGGGAGCGAGGTCCCGGAATAAATGACTGGCTCTTGTGGGAAGGACCGGAACTTGGAGGGATTATCAAGGGACACGGTCCGTCGCACAAGGAACAGGCTTTCGATGCATACACGTTGATCAAAGTGCATAATCCACAAGTCCAAGTAGCACTGGGTAACGCTTTTACCTCTGAAGCCTCCCCGTGTGTCTGGGGTTTGGGGGCCCAGTGGCTTCTATCTTTTGGAAAGTCGCAGGCTTCGCATCTTTGAGCCGCGGGTCGATTACTTAGCGTACATACCACACATGTCCACGGCTCCTCTTGAGATTGAACAAAAGTATTCGGTAGGGGTGCCTCGCATAGTTTGCAACTATCTCGTGTGGTTCCGAGTGGATTGAGATAAGTGCACGATAGGCATTGCCGTCCATTTGAGGAAGGGTGAGCGCGCGGAGAGATCGACTCGCCTTCTGAATCTGAATCTGATATTTCAATGATGGATTCATCAAATGGACCATGAGTATTGGGATCAGACACGACCCGAGCAAGCGAGGTTGGTAGCTCAACAACCGTTGCCCTCGTGGAGTTGGGATGATCCACAGGCTCGGCGAGCACGCTGCTCAGTTGAAGTGCTTCAGCAAGGTCTGCGTCCTCAACGACGCTCGCAATGCTATCGACAGCAGCGCGAGCGGCTTCGCGATCAGCGGAAGGGTGCGATGCTGCGCATGTTTGCTTGTCCCTACGGCGACGGTCCGCTGCCTGTTGAGTCGACGTGTGGTGTGGTGCGGCACATATTAACATGAGCCAACCGCGATGAGAATGGAAGAAGAACACGTACATTGGCTGCGAGCTCTTGTATAGTTCTACCGGCTCGCGCAGACGACTCTGAACCACCTAATCGACCTCCTGAGCGAGATCTTTCTATCTTTAGACGTGCTTCAGCAGCTTCCAGAGCTTTCCTCCGGCTACCTATGTCGAAGGAACCCCAGCTTCTACTACCCCAACCCCCTTGGTCCTTGCTGCCTAACCGTTCGCCCGGCGCATAGAACCCGCTTCCTTGCCAGCCGCTTGTGACGAGTGTGTCATACTCGTCTTCGAGTTTGTTTAATAATGAGTAAAACCGTTCGTCGTGTGG
Coding sequences within it:
- a CDS encoding WLM domain protein — translated: MSLIRAFTHLANQPRAPEALYTLKRIADLAYPIMKQHGWVIPVLSEFFPDDERLLGLNINSGDKILIRLRPARSPGTFYPIEQLVRVMLHELTHNVHGPHDERFYSLLNKLEDEYDTLVTSGWQGSGFYAPGERLGSKDQGGWGSRSWGSFDIGSRRKALEAAEARLKIERSRSGGRLGGSESSARAGRTIQELAANAADRRRRDKQTCAASHPSADREAARAAVDSIASVVEDADLAEALQLSSVLAEPVDHPNSTRATVVELPTSLARVVSDPNTHGPFDESIIEISDSDSEGESISPRAHPSSNGRQCLSCTYLNPLGTTRDSCKLCEAPLPNTFVQSQEEPWTCVKPLGPQTPDTRGGFRGKSVTQCYLDLWIMHFDQRVCIESLFLVRRTVSLDNPSKFRSFPQEPVIYSGTSLPIE